The region GGATTTCCACCCGTCCCCCGTCCAGGAACGGGCGCAGGGTAAGCAGCCTAACGCCCGTTTGGGTACAGTGGGCGCATGACCCAACCCGGTGTGGAACTGCAGGAACTTATTGCGGCCATGGAGCAGCGCCGCCACAAGGTCGAACAGGGCGGCGGCCCCGAGCGCCAGAAAAAGCAGAAGGAAGGCGGCAAGCTGACCGCCCGCGAGCGCATCGAGCATCTGCTGGACCCGGGCAGTTTCCTGGAGATGAGCACCTTCGTCGAGCACGGCCGTAACCGCCTGATGGAAGGCGTGGACGCGCCGGGCGAAGGGGTCGTGACCGGGCGGGGCACCATCGACGGCCGTCAGGTGTTCGTGTTTTCGCAGGACTTCACGGTGCTGGGCGGCTCGTTGGGCAAGATGAACGCCAGCAAGGTCACCAAGATCATGGATCTGGCGGCCAAGACCGGCTGCCCGGTCATTGGCCTGAACGACAGCGCTGGCGCGCGTATTCAGGAGGGGGTGGACTCGCTGAGCGGTTATGGAGAGATCTTCTACCGCAACGCCATCTACAGCGGCAGCGTGCCGCAGATCAGTGCCATTCTGGGACCCTGCGCAGGTGGAGCGGTGTATAGCCCGGCGCTGACGGACTTCATCCTGATGAGCCGGGGCACCAGCTACATGTTCATCACCGGTCCTGAGGTGATTAAAAGCGTCACGCGTGAAGAAGTGACCTTCGATACGCTGGGCGGAGCCGACGTGCATACCCGAAAGAGCGGCGTGGCGCACCTGGCCTACGACGGCGACGAAGCGGTGCTGGACGGAGTGCGTGACCTGCTGGGGTACCTGCCCCAGAACGCCCGCGAACACCCGCCGGTCAAACCCACCCAGGACCCCCCGAACCGGAGCAATGAGCGCCTGCTGGAACTGGTCACGCCCGATCAGCGCAAGCCCTACGCCATGCATGACGTGATCCGTGAACTGGTGGACGAGGGCACGTTCCTGGAGATTCAGCCGGACTGGGCCAAGAACATGCTGGTGGGTTTTGCGCGCCTGGGCGGGCAGTCGGTGGGTATTGTTGCCAACAACCCCAAGAGCATGGCAGGCACGCTGAATATCGACGCGTCGGACAAGGCCGCGCGCTTTATCCGCACCTGCGACTGCTACAACATTCCGATCCTGACCCTGGTAGACGTGACAGGTTTCCTGCCCGGAACCCAGCAGGAATACGGTGGGATCATCCGCCACGGCGCCAAGATGCTCTACGCCTACGCCGAGGCCAGCGTGCCCAAGGTCACCCTGATTACCCGCAAGAGCTACGGCGGCGCGTACCTGGCCATGAACAGCCGTGATATGGGAGCGGATGTCGTGTACGCCTGGCCGATTGCCGCTGTGGCCGTGATGGGCGCCGAGGGAGCCGCCAATATCGTCTACAGGCGCGACATTAATTCCAGTGACAACCCGGAAGCCACCCGGGCGCAGAAGATCGCCGAGTACAAGGAAGCCTTCGACAATCCCTACGTGGCTGCCGCCAAGGGCTATATCGACGACGTGATTCCCATGGAGGAAACCCGCGCCCGCCTGATTCAGACCTTCGAGATGCTGCGCAACAAAGAAGAGACCCGGCCCTATAAGAAGCACGGCAATATGCCGCTCTGAGAGGCGCTGTTTCCGGGCTGTACTGGGATGAACACCGCCTGATCCACTGTTCGTCACCGGGTTCGCGCCTACACTCCGTGACATGAGCAAAGCTGACTTCCGGAAGCCCGCCGACGCCGAACTGCGTGAGCGACTGACGCCTATCCAGTATCAGGTCACGCAGCACGAGGGCACCGAGCGGGCCTACACCGGCGAGTACTGGGATCACACCGAGGAAGGCATCTATGTGGATGTGGTGTCGGGCGAACCGCTGTTCAGCTCACGCGACAAATATGACGCTGGCTGTGGCTGGCCCAGCTTCACGCGGCCAATCCAGAACATGTCGCTGACGGAGAACACCGACTACAAGATCGGCTACCCCCGGACAGAGGTCCGCTCCCCGGTGGCGGACTCGCACCTGGGACACGTGTTTCCTGACGGCCCTCAGGAGCATGGCGGCCTGCGCTACTGCATCAATTCCGCGTCCCTGCGTTTTGTGCCGGTGGGCCAGCTGGAAGCCGAAGGGTACGCCGACTACCTGCCACTGTTCCGCTGAATAAGGGCAAATCGTAAACAAGCAGGCCTCAGGAGTTGCGACTCCCGAGGCCTGCTCTTTTCCAGCTGCAATTCAGAACGAGGCGCCGAAGTTCTGTACCCAGTAATGACCATAGCTGCCGCCTTGAACGTGGCTGACGCCCAGTTCCCGGAAGGCCGGGTTCATGATGTTGCGGCAGTGGCCCGGGCTGCTCAGCCAGCCGCTGACGACTTCCTCCGGGGTGGCCTGCCCAGCGGCAATGTTTTCCCCGATGGTGCTCCAGCGGTACCCTGTTGCGTTGATACGGTCGGCCATGGTCCGGCCGTCCAGGCTAGTATGGCTGAAGTAGTTGCGGGCGGCCATATCGCTGGCGTGCCCCTGAGCCGCCTGATTCAGCTGTGCATTGGCGCTCAGCGCCGGCGCCGCAGCGTGGCTGGTCGTGCCGCAGGTGCGGGGCTGGCTGCGTGCAGCGTTGGACAGGCTCAGGACACGGTCCGTGAATGCGCCGCCAGCAGGAGGTGTTTGTGGTGGTGTCGGAGCGACCGGTGCAGGGACAGCAGGTGCGGGAGAAGCAACAGGGGACGCAACTGGTGTATTGGCACTACAGGCCGTGAGGGCCAGCAGCAGTGTGGGGAAAGCGAAAAGTCGGCGGGAGCCTGTGGCCATAGGGATCATTACAGCGCATCAGTCCTCAGCCAGACATGAACGCATGGCTCTCATTTCTCATAACCTGACAAAGTGGCCCCAGGGCGTGATGTACGTCTGAAATGCGAAATTTCAGACATGAAGATATTTTCACCGTTCACATCCGGCAGATGGCCGGTGCGGCGTCTGAGTTCCAGTGCAGAACGCTGAACCATACAGGCAGGGTGCCTTCCAGGTGCACGGCGTCCCCCGTGGGCGCCGACGTGGTGACCTGGCCTCCGCCCAGGTGAGCTGCAGCTTCCAGAAGGGCAGGACCGGCTTCCGGGGTCAGGGCTCCCCAGAGATGTGTGGCGCCTCCCACGGCTGTGGCCCGCCACAAGAGGGCCCCGGCAGGCTCGCCGTCCTGATACGCCTGCAGCAGCACAAAGTCCCGGTTGCCTTCCAGGACCCGGCCCAGGTGATGCGCCAGATCCGCACCCCATTCCGGTGTGCCGCGCGCCGTGGCCAGAATGTGAGCCCAACCAGCCACGTGCAATCGGCTGACCTGCTCGACCACCACTCCGGATTCAGGCTGCCCGTTCAGGGCGACCGTACCGACGTGCAGGCTGATGGCCAGCCGGGCATGATCAACAGGCTGGGAGGTGGCCAGCAGCACAGGCAGGCTGTGGGCCGCATGCCAGGCGGACACGTTTTCGAGGATGCCGCTCGGCTGGTGTATGGCCTGCTGATCGTTCTCCGGCAGGGCAGCAGCCTTCAGGTCTGGCAAATACAGATCTGGCAGATAGGTGGCGTTCAGCCCCAGGACATTCGTGCCTGGCGTGAGCAGAGTCACGGCGCCGCCTTCCTGGCGCTGCACCGCTGACAACGGAGAGAAGAAGTCCAGCAGCTCGGACAGGGCGGCATTCAGCATAAGGTTCACGCTACCCGGAAAAGACCAGGAGGCAGGCCGATACAGCCTGCCTCCTGCAATGGTGAAGCGCTCAGTTCCAGCGGCCCCCACGGCCCTGCTTCAGTTCCGGCTCCGGCGCAGCGTACAGTTCCTCGGCGCGGCTGAGTTTCTTGCGGCCATACAGCCCCTCAAGGATAAATTCGGCCGCGGCGGCGCGCACGGCGTCATCGGCACTGCCAGCGACCTCGGCGGCCAGAGCAGTCAGCCCGGGAACCTCATCGGCGGCTTTCAGGGCGCTGGCAGCGTCCCCACCCTGGGGGAAGCGGAACACGTTGCCCTGATCAAACCATTTTTCCAGCTCACGGGTGTCCGCGCTGCCGTAGTGCCGCGCGTAGACCACTCCGGCCGCCTTGCGAATCACATCACGGGCAACGTTGTCCGCCCCTTTGAGCTCGCCTTCGTACTCCAGCTCCATCTTGCCGGTAATGGCGGGCAGTCCGGCGTACACGTCGCTGACCCGCACCACCGGGGCGTCACCGGCAACCAGGCTGCGGCGTTCGGCGTTGGCGGCGCCCAGTTCCATCAGAGAGATCGGCAGGCGCTGCGAAACCCCGCTGAGCTTGTCCACGCGGCCGTCCTCACGGGCCTGGAAAGCAATTTCTTCGATCAGCTCGGCAATAAAGGGCGGCACAATGATGCCCTCGGCCCGCACGGCTTCCTGGGCAGTGATTTCCATACCCTGACGCACGTCTGTGGGGTAGTGCGTACGAATTTCACTGCCGATGCGGTCCTTGAGCGGCGTGACGATCTTGCCGCGCGCGGTGTAGTCTTCCGGGTTGGCCGAGAAGACCAGCATGACGTCGAGCTCCAGGCGGATCGGGTAGCCCTTGATCTGCACGTCCCCTTCCTGAAGGATGTTGAACAGCGCAACCTGTACCTTGGGCGCCAGGTCTGCCAGTTCGTTCACGGCAAAAATCCCGCGGTTGGCGCGCGGCAGCAGCCCGAAGTGCATGCTGCGTGTATCCCCCAGGCTGGTGCCCAGCCGGGCCGCCTTGATGGGGTCCACGTCCCCGATTAGGTCGGCGACCGTGACGTCGGGCGTGGCCAGTTTCTCCACAAAGCGGTCCGCGCGCGGCAGCCAGCGGACCGGCAACTCCAGCCCGTGAGCTTCGAGCAGGTGCCGCCCTTCGGCGCCCACCGGGTTCAGGGGATCGTCGGGCATGTCCACGCCGTCAATGACCGGTACAACCTCGTCCAGTAGCCCAGTGATGGCGCGCAGGATGCGGCTCTTGGCCTGGCCGCGCAGGCCCAGCAGAATAAAGTTCTGGCGGGCCAGCAGGGCGTTGATCAGCTGCGGAATCACGGTTTCGTCGTAACCGACCACGCCCGGGAACAGCTCCTCGCCGCTTCTGAGCTTGCGGGTCAGGTTGTCGCGTACCTCGTCCTGCACCAGCCGGACCCGGCCGTCAAAAGGCCGGCGCCCCGCATACTCCGGCGACTCGAGTAATTCCCCCAGCGTCCTGGCTTTTGCAAGTGCAGTCATGATGCGCGGAAGCTATCACGCACGGTTTCAGTGGAATGTGCGTGGACGCAGAGACGGACGTGTGGAAGGCTTCTTTGATGCCGCTGTCTGCCGCACAGACCAGCTGGGGAGGGCTGTATTCGGCAGGGCAGACAACGCCGGCGACAGGCTAGATTCTGCTGGCGGTCAGGGTATTGGCTTTCCCTCTGCCTGGGAACCGTCAGCCTCATCAGGCTCCGGTGGTCAAGCACCTGCCGGGCTCCGCTGTTCGTCCAGGTCAGCTGGAATTCAACCGGAACTGCTGGCCCCGTCCCGTGGGAAACCATCCCCGGCCGTCCCGCACCACGATCAGCATGCCTTCGTGACTGCCCAGCGGAGTGAAGGTGTCGCTGCCCCCGTTGAAGCGGCTCAGGCTGTCAACTGCTGCGTTGACATCCAGAACCACCACACCGAACTCACTGAGACGCTGCAGGGCATGCGCTCCGAAAGGCCGCGAAGCCCTATCGGCGCTATCGTGCCGCGCGACGAATTCAAGAATATGTTCAGCCGGGTCCTCGAAATACAGAGTGGTGGTGTTCCAGTTTCCGCCGGGTGGAAAGCGGGTCTGGCCATCCGGCGCGGCCAGCAGCTTCACCCGTGCCAGCAGCCAGCGTTCGGCGGCCTCGACCTGCGTCGGCGCAATATCCCAGGCCAGGTGGTAGAAACCGCTGCACAGGTCATCCTGCTGCCAGGTCAGCCGCGTGGTGCCGGTGCGGAAGGTCACGCTGGTGGGTGTTTCGTGCTTGGTAGTCAGCCCCAGCGTCTGCGTATAAAAACGGCGCTGAGTCTCAAGCTGGCGGGTTGGCAGAATCAGCGTCTCAATATGCATAGAACCTCCGGTCGGGGGCGCGCGTGGTGAGGTCATAGGGTCCGGAAACGGAATGTGCAGTGAAAGAACATCTGAACCTCCTGGGTCTGCACTCTGGTGCTATGGTTGAGTGTAAAACCTGAAGTTTTGTTAAGGTCAAGTCCTATGTCTGTTCCCGATGATGTCGATCTGTCCCTGTTATGGAGCCCTGGTGAGCTGGCCAGACGCAGCGGCCTGGCTGTTTCAGCGCTGCATTTCTATGAACGTCAGGGCCTGATCCGCAGCTGCCGCACATCCGGAAATCAGCGGCGCTATCCGCGTGAGACCCTGCGCCGTCTGGCCTTTATCCGGGCCGCCCAACGCGTCGGCCTGCCCCTGGCCGATATTCGCGCTGCCCTTGAAACGCTTCCTGGCGAGCGTACGCCCACGGCTGCAGACTGGGCTGCTCTCTCGGCGCACTGGCACGCGGAACTCGATGCCCGGATCGCGGTGCTTGGCCGCCTGCGCTCGGAGCTGAGTAGCTGCATCGGGTGTGGTTGCCTGTCGCTTGAACGCTGCGCACTGGTGAACCCGGATGACATCTGTGGCCATCAGCGCCCAGGGCACAACGCGCTGCTTGACCCGCCGGGCGCCTTGTGAGGTGGCGTGCAGCAGGTCCACAGGATGCCGGCGCCATCGCGTTTCACCGTTATCGCGAGGACGCAGACGAGGCAGAGCGCGACGTCTACGCCAGCTGGGTCAGGGCCGCGCTGGAACGTGAGGTGTACGTCGGCTTTCTGGCTAGTACGCAGGGTGGTGAGGTCGTGGCCGGAGCCGGGCTGCTGGTGCTGGAATGGGGGCCGTCGCGAGGTGACCCCCAGCCCTACCGGGCGAGAGTCGTCAATATCTGGACGCATCCGGACTGGCGGCGCCAGGGTCTGGCGCGTGAGGGAGTGCTGGCCTGCCTGGATGCCGCCCGCCAGCGGGGCGTGACGCGGCTGAGCCTGGGCACCACGGCTGCTGCCCAGGGGCTCTACGCCAGCCTGGGGTTCCGGGGTAGTGCTACGGAGATGACACTGGTGCTGTAACTGGGCTCTAGGGGTTCACAGACCAGCGACCAGTGTCTGATCGGCTGGATGAATGCGGTTACGCCCGGCTAGCTTGGAGGTCTACAGGTGCTGATCAGCCCTATTCAGAGCCGTGGCAAAGGTCACCGGCTGGCCCAGGGCGTAGCCGATGCTGATGGTCAGGAGACGGTCCCGCAGCAGCGGCGTCCATTCATGGTTCCCGAGCACGGCGCGGCATCGCTCGAGCAGGGCGTGGGGCGCTGTATGGCCGGTCACCCGGGTCGCCAGCAGAAATTCCTTCCCTCATATAACAGGCAAGCAGAGTGTCGCTGCGCGCGGTGTCGGTCAGCAGATGTGCCACGGTACGCAGCACGCTGTCTCCGACCGTATGCGAGTGCTGATCAACGCCGCCCGTGGCGTAGAAGCGTTGGTGGTCGTTGCCTTCAGGAGGGCGGTGCTGTAAGGCAACGTCCATGCCCTGAACCGTTTTGAGTTCATGAAGCAGGTGATTCCCTACATGCCCAAAAGCCCGGTGCAGACCCGCTCTGGAAAGCGTTGCCTGCAGCGCGAATCTTGAAGACCATGGCCGCAGACGGGCGAAAGCACATCTGCGGCCATTTCACCGAATACGGTCTGCGCTTGGCCACCACCTGACGTTCGCCGTGGCTGGGAAGCGGCAGTTCACGGTACAGGCTTCCCGTTCAGGGCAGGCTGGGCTCTCAATGGAAGCGGAGCATGGAGCGCAACCACGAGACCAGCAGCACATGCGCGCGCCAGGCAGGTTCGGTATTGGGGTCGGGGTCGGGCGTGCAGGCGGCTTCCCGGGCAAACCGGGCGGCAGCAGCATGCCGGGACATTTCCTTCTGGTGGTTCTTGACGTAAGTTTCGATTTCAAATTCGGTGTGCAGCAGCATACGTCCCCCTCACCTCCCCTGGCGGGGAGGAGCCCGGTGCGACTTCCGTGGACTTCTGGCTTCGGGAGCATGCGTCGCTCCTGACCTCACGGTAGCGGCCCACGGCAGCGTCCACATCTGGAGAACTACGAAGCCACTGCGCGTTGACAGGGGAAGAACTAGGTACGAATTCCCCGTTCGAGGGCCCAGCGCGCCAGGTCCACGCGGTTACGCAGCCCAAGCTTCCCGAGCATGTTTCCCACGTGCTTGCTCGCTGTGCCTGGGCTAATGTTCAGCAGCTTTGCGATGCGCCGGTCCGGGTGGCCCTGCACGAGCAGGATGAGCACTTCACGCTCGCGGGTCGTCAGTTCAGGCGTGTCCAGGGCTGCCGGAGCGTGCGTGGGCGCTGACGGGGTTTCCATGTCTTTCAGGGTCTGCGCGAATGCCGCTGCGGCGCGGCGCGCTTCTTCCGGAGTCCACTG is a window of Deinococcus deserti VCD115 DNA encoding:
- a CDS encoding acyl-CoA carboxylase subunit beta, which gives rise to MTQPGVELQELIAAMEQRRHKVEQGGGPERQKKQKEGGKLTARERIEHLLDPGSFLEMSTFVEHGRNRLMEGVDAPGEGVVTGRGTIDGRQVFVFSQDFTVLGGSLGKMNASKVTKIMDLAAKTGCPVIGLNDSAGARIQEGVDSLSGYGEIFYRNAIYSGSVPQISAILGPCAGGAVYSPALTDFILMSRGTSYMFITGPEVIKSVTREEVTFDTLGGADVHTRKSGVAHLAYDGDEAVLDGVRDLLGYLPQNAREHPPVKPTQDPPNRSNERLLELVTPDQRKPYAMHDVIRELVDEGTFLEIQPDWAKNMLVGFARLGGQSVGIVANNPKSMAGTLNIDASDKAARFIRTCDCYNIPILTLVDVTGFLPGTQQEYGGIIRHGAKMLYAYAEASVPKVTLITRKSYGGAYLAMNSRDMGADVVYAWPIAAVAVMGAEGAANIVYRRDINSSDNPEATRAQKIAEYKEAFDNPYVAAAKGYIDDVIPMEETRARLIQTFEMLRNKEETRPYKKHGNMPL
- the msrB gene encoding peptide-methionine (R)-S-oxide reductase MsrB codes for the protein MSKADFRKPADAELRERLTPIQYQVTQHEGTERAYTGEYWDHTEEGIYVDVVSGEPLFSSRDKYDAGCGWPSFTRPIQNMSLTENTDYKIGYPRTEVRSPVADSHLGHVFPDGPQEHGGLRYCINSASLRFVPVGQLEAEGYADYLPLFR
- a CDS encoding CAP domain-containing protein is translated as MATGSRRLFAFPTLLLALTACSANTPVASPVASPAPAVPAPVAPTPPQTPPAGGAFTDRVLSLSNAARSQPRTCGTTSHAAAPALSANAQLNQAAQGHASDMAARNYFSHTSLDGRTMADRINATGYRWSTIGENIAAGQATPEEVVSGWLSSPGHCRNIMNPAFRELGVSHVQGGSYGHYWVQNFGASF
- a CDS encoding ATP-binding protein, producing MTALAKARTLGELLESPEYAGRRPFDGRVRLVQDEVRDNLTRKLRSGEELFPGVVGYDETVIPQLINALLARQNFILLGLRGQAKSRILRAITGLLDEVVPVIDGVDMPDDPLNPVGAEGRHLLEAHGLELPVRWLPRADRFVEKLATPDVTVADLIGDVDPIKAARLGTSLGDTRSMHFGLLPRANRGIFAVNELADLAPKVQVALFNILQEGDVQIKGYPIRLELDVMLVFSANPEDYTARGKIVTPLKDRIGSEIRTHYPTDVRQGMEITAQEAVRAEGIIVPPFIAELIEEIAFQAREDGRVDKLSGVSQRLPISLMELGAANAERRSLVAGDAPVVRVSDVYAGLPAITGKMELEYEGELKGADNVARDVIRKAAGVVYARHYGSADTRELEKWFDQGNVFRFPQGGDAASALKAADEVPGLTALAAEVAGSADDAVRAAAAEFILEGLYGRKKLSRAEELYAAPEPELKQGRGGRWN
- a CDS encoding VOC family protein, giving the protein MHIETLILPTRQLETQRRFYTQTLGLTTKHETPTSVTFRTGTTRLTWQQDDLCSGFYHLAWDIAPTQVEAAERWLLARVKLLAAPDGQTRFPPGGNWNTTTLYFEDPAEHILEFVARHDSADRASRPFGAHALQRLSEFGVVVLDVNAAVDSLSRFNGGSDTFTPLGSHEGMLIVVRDGRGWFPTGRGQQFRLNSS
- the soxR gene encoding redox-sensitive transcriptional activator SoxR, producing the protein MSVPDDVDLSLLWSPGELARRSGLAVSALHFYERQGLIRSCRTSGNQRRYPRETLRRLAFIRAAQRVGLPLADIRAALETLPGERTPTAADWAALSAHWHAELDARIAVLGRLRSELSSCIGCGCLSLERCALVNPDDICGHQRPGHNALLDPPGAL
- a CDS encoding GNAT family N-acetyltransferase, which translates into the protein MRWRAAGPQDAGAIAFHRYREDADEAERDVYASWVRAALEREVYVGFLASTQGGEVVAGAGLLVLEWGPSRGDPQPYRARVVNIWTHPDWRRQGLAREGVLACLDAARQRGVTRLSLGTTAAAQGLYASLGFRGSATEMTLVL